In Papaver somniferum cultivar HN1 chromosome 1, ASM357369v1, whole genome shotgun sequence, a genomic segment contains:
- the LOC113332283 gene encoding uncharacterized protein LOC113332283: MITSLAHQQDSAPHNIPESSTPRERFVRVQEGMSVTMLSLAHNRIIEEQDPRTENVDNRSMTNSGIVGSTSPVVFSNPASQLSSPSTWMDFLSQQLDMSSGSGSGGQAMNRNVQQWMVDLNMALQLQQHDPRHHQHPYPHARAHQNPNPHVHPHPHHVPAYRMPSYYRRTVRLLQAALEIGQRPLPRLGTDVRDRLSQIQVLLLQLFRRIEMERNNAYEDDDDDDEDNGVDEEGVVIPGYLPRLIRRRDETMWVEIVDNFDYGDLVQLEDQIGNAEIGLTEEDVAQHLKRRRHPSLRMGATSSEVSPCCICQEEFADGEEIGMLDCGHDFHSGCIARWLLEKNLCPILKSTTLITGR; encoded by the exons ATGATAACTAGTCTTGCCCATCAACAAGATTCAGCCCCACATAATATACCAGAATCCTCTACACCTAGGGAGAGATTTGTGCGCGTACAAGAAGGAATGAGCGTTACGATGTTATCACTTGCACATAATAGGATAATTGAGGAGCAAGATCCAAGAACTGAGAATGTAGATAACAGAAGTATGACAAACTCTGGGATTGTCGGTTCTACTTCTCCAGTTGTTTTCTCTAACCCAGCCTCCCAATTATCCTCTCCTTCTACTTGGATGGATTTCTTATCTCAACAGCTGGATATGTCTTCTGGTTCGGGTTCTGGAGGCCAAGCAATGAACCGCAACGTTCAACAATGGATGGTTGATCTAAACATGGCGCTTCAACTGCAGCAGCATGATCCCCGTCATCATCAACATCCATATCCACATGCACGGGCACACCAGAATCCCAACCCACATGTGCATCCCCACCCACATCATGTTCCGGCATATCGCATGCCTTCTTATTACAGAAGAACGGTGCGATTGCTTCAAGCTGCGCTTGAAATAGGCCAACGTCCCTTGCCACGGCTGGGTACTGATGTGAGAGACAGGCTATCGCAGATTCAAGTTTTACTATTACAACTGTTCAGGAGAATCGAGATGGAGAGAAATAACGCTTACGAG gatgatgatgatgacgacgagGACAATGGAGTTGATGAAGAAGGAGTTGTTATACCGGGCTACCTACCCAGACTTATACGGAGGAGAGATGAAACTATGTGGGTTGAAATTGTTGATAATTTTGATTATGGG GATTTGGTGCAACTAGAAGATCAGATTGGAAATGCTGAAATCGGCTTGACCGAGGAGGATGTAGCTCAACATCTGAAGCGGCGAAGACATCCATCATTGAGAATGGGAGCAACCTCTTCAGAAGTTTCACCATGTTGTATATGTCAG GAAGAATTTGCTGACGGCGaggaaattggaatgctagactGCGGGCATGACTTCCATTCTGGATGTATAGCACGGTGGCTACTAGAAAAGAATTTGTGTCCCATTCTCAAGTCAACGACTTTGATTACTGGTCGCTAA
- the LOC113297995 gene encoding phosphoribosylaminoimidazole carboxylase, chloroplastic-like, whose amino-acid sequence MLLQCPSVASCGNRRYFQSGPDFKAPHTTALPIKGLHIAMKSFEGGDGTSSVQLKNQLTCCRSSSEHSYNYSSFREDEISVHGLSDKIVGVLGGGQLGQMLCQAASQMGIKVMVLDPLENCPASALAYNHVIGRFDDRVAVEAFAKRCGVLTIEIEHVDVATLEKLEQQGVDCQPKASTIRIIQDKYLQKVHFSQNAIPMPEFREIDGDDSAAKAGDLFGYPLMIKSKRLAYDGRGNAVAHSKEEVSSCVDALGGYAHGLYVEKWAPFVKELAVIVARGRDGSLSCYPVVETIHKDNICHIVKAPAEVSWKIKELATEVAQKAVRSLEGAGVFAVELFLTKDEQILLNEVAPRPHNSGHQTIECCYTSQYEQHLRAVLGLPLGNPSMKTPAAIMYNLLGEEEGERGFALAHQLIGRALSIPGASVHWYNKPEMRKQRKMGHITIVGPTTAIVENNLNSLLSKEVESCDGQTSAIPLVGIIMGSDSDLPIMKEAAKVLDIFGVHYEVRIVSAHRTPELMNFYAKSAVKRGIQVIIAGAGGAAHLPGMVASETPLPVVAVPIRGSQLGGIDSVLSMLQMPRGIPTATVGINNAENAALLAVRILAVLFPDLQARMFQYQRDMTDDVLKKGDKLVEIGWEEYLNVR is encoded by the exons ATGCTTCTTCAATGTCCGTCTGTGGCATCATGTGGTAACAGGCGTTATTTTCAATCTGGCCCAGATTTTAAAGCTCCTCATACGACCGCTCTACCGATAAAAGGTTTACATATTGCAATGAAGAGCTTTGAAGGTGGAGATGGAACTTCTTCTGTTCAGCTAAAAAACCAACTTACTTGTTGCCGATCATCCAGCGAGCATTCCTATAATTACAGCTCTTTCAG GGAGGACGAGATATCTGTACATGGACTGTCTGATAAAATTGTTGGTGTCTTGGGAGGAGGACAATTGGGCCAGATGCTGTGTCAAGCAGCTTCGCAGATGGGTATCAAAGTAATGGTTTTGGATCCACTTGAGAACTGTCCGGCAAGTGCTCTTGCATACAACCATGTTATCGGAAGATTTGATGATAGAGTTGCAGTTGAAGCATTTGCGAAGAG ATGTGGAGTATTGACTATTGAAATTGAGCATGTCGATGTTGCTACACTAGAAAAGCTTGAGCAACAAGGCGTAGATTGCCAACCTAAAGCCTCTACAATTCGAATAATTCAA GATAAATATCTTCAGAAGGTTCATTTTTCTCAGAATGCCATTCCAATGCCTGAATTTAGGGAG ATCGATGGCGATGACAGTGCAGCAAAAGCCGGTGACTTATTTGGGTATCCTCTAATGATCAAGAGCAAACGGTTAGCTTACGATGGGCGAGGAAATGCTGTTGCTCATAGCAAAGAAGAGGTTTCTTCTTGCGTAGATG CTCTTGGAGGATACGCTCACGGTTTATATGTTGAGAAGTGGGCACCATTCGTGAAG GAGCTTGCTGTCATTGTTGCAAGGGGAAGGGATGGTTCCCTTTCTTGCTATCCTGTTGTTGAAACCATCCACAA GGATAACATTTGTCACATAGTTAAGGCGCCTGCAGAAGTATCTTGGAAGATCAAGGAACTTGCAACTGAGGTTGCCCAAAAAGCTGTTAGGTCATTAGAAGGTGCTGGTGTCTTTGCGGTTGAGCTGTTTTTGACCAAAGATGAGCAG ATTTTGCTCAATGAAGTTGCTCCTAGACCTCATAATAGTGGGCATCAAACAATCGAGTGTTGCTACACTTCACAAtatgagcaacacttgcgagCTGTTCTTGGTCTTCCACTTGGTAACCCATCAATGAAGACCCCAGCTGCTATCATGTACAATCTACTCGGGGAAGAGGAG GGTGAACGGGGTTTTGCTTTAGCTCATCAACTAATCGGAAGGGCATTGAGTATACCTGGAGCTTCTGTTCATTGGTATAACAAGCCAG AAATGCGAAAACAGCGAAAGATGGGCCACATTACAATTGTTGGTCCCACAACGGCCATTGTAGAAAATAATTTGAACTCCTTACTGAGTAAGGAAGTAGAAAGTTGTGACGGTCAAACATCAG CCATTCCACTAGTTGGGATCATAATGGGTTCTGATTCAGATCTTCCCATCATGAAGGAGGCTGCCAAGGTGTTAGACATATTTGGTGTGCATTATGAG GTAAGAATAGTTTCGGCACACCGGACCCCGGAACTCATGAACTTTTATGCTAAATCAGCTGTTAAGCGAGGCATCCAGGTTATAATTGCTGGTGCTGGTGGTGCAGCGCACTTGCCAG GCATGGTGGCATCAGAAACTCCCTTACCTGTTGTGGCTGTTCCTATACGTGGCTCTCAACTGGGGGGAATTGACTCTGTTTTATCAATGCTCCAG ATGCCAAGAGGTATTCCTACTGCTACAGTTGGAATAAATAATGCAGAAAATGCGGCTTTGCTTGCTGTGAGGATATTGGCAGTATTATTCCCTGATTTACAGGCCAG AATGTTCCAATATCAACGAGATATGACGGATGATGTCCTAAAGAAAGGAGATAAACTAGTAGAAATTGGCTGGGAAGAATACTTGAATGTTAGATAA